GCGGGCAAACCTGGACCGGTACATCCATCCCCGATGCCTGCCTTTCCCTGCAGATGCTGAATTCTTCCGTCGGCTTTGCCTGCGGATGTAACGCAGATGTGCTGAAAACTACCAACGGAGGTGTATCGTGGACCATTTCGCTCAACGATAGCAACGTAACCCTCTTCTCAGTTCACTTCCCTACCTTACAGGTAGGTTATGCGGTGGGTTGGGATATGGCCACACTCTTTGGGGCGGTATATAAAACAACAGACGGAGGCAACAGTTGGAACTCCCTGACCAACCCTGCCCTTGATCTGATCAACGATGTATTTTTCGTAAATGCGGACACAGGATGGATAGTTGGGTTTGATGGTAACGGAGACTTTATTTACAAAACCATTGACGGCGGGGCGAACTGGATCACCCAAACACCATCCGGTAATGCTAACATCTATGCCATTACCTGCCTTTCACCGGACAGCTGCTGGTGCGTAGGAGGCTATGGTACACAACTATCAAGAACGATCAATGGAGGTACCACCTGGCTGCCGTGCACTAATACTCAATCCAACCCATTGTACGATGTGCAATTTGTGAACGGGACAACCGGTTACGCTGTGGGGGGAAACGGCCTAAGCTCCGGCCACATTATTAAAACTGTGGATGGGGGCCAAACCTGGACATTGAACTACTCCTGCCCCTATACCTTTCTTTCCCTGGATTTCCCCAGTGCAACGATCGGATATGCCGTGGGTACAGGCGGAGCTATTTATAAGTATGACCCTTCGAGCAGTATTAATGAGGAGTCTTCTACCACTTCCGTTCAATTATTCCCTAACCCGACTGATAATCTTCTGAACATCACTTGTGATCAAAAGATATTAAATCTGAATATTCTTAGCCTGGAAGGAAGGAGCATCCAACAGGAAGCGCCGGGATCGTTCACCATTGCAATTCAGGTTTCTGAACTTCCCGAAGGAATCTATTTTGCAGAGATCCGAACCCTGAATGGAGTAATCCGCCAGAAATTTACTGTGCAGTAGCCGATAACTCCTCCTTCACCTTCAAATACGCATCGCGGAAACTCATTCCGTCCTTCACCAGTGCATTCACCTTTTCTACCGAGCGAATGTGCTTGTACTTCTCGTCGTCGAGTATGTTTTCCCGGAAACGGATGTTTTGAATCATCAGTCCCGACATTTCCAGGCAGGATTTCAAGGATTCAAAAGCCGGGAAGAGCTCTTCCTTCAGCAATTGAAGATCGCGATGATAGCCGGAAGTAAGATTGTGCGTCATCAGGGTGATCGTATTGGGAAGTGCGGCTAACTGCCCTGTCTTCCCACGAATGATCTCCCATACATCCGGATTCTTCTTATGTGGCATGATGCTGGAGCCTGTGGTCAAATGATCCGGAAAAGAAATAAAATTTATTTCCTGTGTCATAAAGAAAATGGCGTCATACGCAAGCTTGTTCAAGGTCCCGGCCACCGTAGCCAGAGCCATGGCAGCGATCTTCTCTGTTTTTCCACGCGTCATCTGCGCATACACCGGATTCTCGTTCAATTCTGCAAAACCGATTTCCTTCGTGGTAAAATCACGATCCAGAGGCAGGTCAGTTCCATAACCGGCTGCCGATCCCAAAGGATTTTTATCCGAAACCGAAATGGCCGTCTTCAACATCAACTCATCCTCCGCTAAACTTTCGGCATACGCGCCCAGCCACATCGGTGCGGAAGATGGCATCGCCACCTGAAGATGGGTATACCCCGGAAGTTCAATATCCTGGTTGGCCTCCGCCGCCTGTACCAACCTCGACCTTAAGGTCGAGGTAAGGGAACAGGCGACCTTGAGATCCTCTCGGATAAAAAGCTTGATCGCGGTAAGCACCTGGTCATTTCGGCTACGGCCGAGGTGGATCTTTTTTCCTACCTCTCCCAGCTTTTCGGTGAGCATCATCTCTATTTGAGAATGTACGTCTTCCACTCCCGGCGCGATTGCGAATGTTCCTTTGCGGATCATCTTCCCTATCTCCTCCAGGGCTAAAACCAGCTGTTCAGCCTCCGGCTTGGGGATAAGTCCAACCTTTCCCAGCATTTTTGCATGCGCCTGGGAAGCGATCACGTCGTAGGGGGCCAGCAAGAGATCATGGGAAGTATCCTTGCCCACGGTGAACTGTTCTACCATCTTCTCCTCTACATCAGGAGAACCGCTTTTTGTTGACCAGAGTTTCATATCAAATTCTTTAGTAGTTCAGAATAAATAATCAATGCCTTTTCTATTTCATCGACGAGGATATATTCATCGGCAGTATGAGACCTTTCACTCTTCCCGGGGCCTATTTTCAAGGCCGGGAACGGCATCAACGCGGTATCCGACAATGTTGGGGATCCGAAAGGAATGCCTCCCGTTTTGATCGCAGCTTTGACCAAAGGATGCTCATTAGGGATGAACGAGGGTTGTAACCGCACACTGCGGGGAGAGATCTCAGACTGGATCACCTTCCGGAGTTCATTCAGAATTTCCTCATGAGTATATTGATCGGTGCTTCGTACATCAATAACCCAGCGGCATTCATCGGGGATCACATTATGTTGCTTTCCGGCATTCACTTGGGTAACCGAGAACCGAATCTTTCCCAGGTGCTCACTTACTTTGGGAAGAACAAGTTGCTCTATACAGCGGATCTCCCCGATGGCCTTGTAGATCGCATTGTCACCGGTATCGCGGGCTGCATGTCCGCTTTTTCCGCGCGTAACGATATCCAGCACCATCAATCCTTTCTGTGCCACGCATGGTTGCATTCCGGTCGGCTCACCCACAATCGCGCAGTATATATTCTTCACGTGCGCTAAAGCTAACACCATCCCGCCACTGCCTGAGTTCTCCTCTTCCGCACTGGCCAAAAAGCACAATTGATAAGGTAAAGCCTGCTCCGCATGTGAAATAAACGTGTAGAGCAGGGTTACCAATGATGCCCCTGCATCGTTGGCTCCTAATCCATAGAGTTTTCCATTTTCAATCGCTGGTAAAAAGGGATCCCGGCTGTATCCGGTGGCAGGCTTCACGGTATCCAGGTGGGAATTCAGCAATAAAACCGGCCTCCCCACATTCGCGTGCGCGTATGCCCAAACATTGTTTCCGGCCCGCTGAACGTTGAACCCATTTTCTTTTAACAGGTCTGCGATAAGATCAGCCCTTCCCTTCTCCTCCCCGCTGAACGCAGGAATAGCGATCAGGCGGAAGAGTAAAGCGACACACTCCTCAGCTGTCATGGTATTAGACGATACAAGTTCCGGCGTCTTCATCGCAGGCGATCATTTTTAAAAGATTCTTGAAATGTCCGATGTAAACTCCCTGCACGCCGGATTGTATGGCCTGAAAAGAGTTATCGAGCTTCGGGATCATTCCCCGTGTAATCCGGTCTTCGGACTTCATCTGCCGGTAAAGTGAAAGGTTAAGCCGGCTTACGAATGAATTTTCATCCTCTGCTTCACGCAGCACGCCCGGTTTTTCAAAACAGAAATTCAATTGCACCTCAAACGTCGAAGCCAAAGAGACAGCGAGGGTTGAGGCAATAGTATCGGCATTGGTGTTCAACAACTGACCGGAGGCGTCGGCGGTAATGGGAGCAAACACCAAGGTTCCGCAGGTATCCAGTAACTTCCTCATGACCTCCGTATTTACGGAAGCGGGCGAAATGTCGCCCACGAAGCCAAAGTCGATCTCCGGATGATTCCTTTTCTCGGCTTTCAGGATGGAGAGGTCGGCACCGGTGATCCCTATCGCTACTTCACCCTTCGCATTCAGAGAGGCAACAATATTTTTATTGATCCACCCTGCGTAAACCATCACCGCGATCTTTAACGTACCCGCATCGGTGATCCGTCGCCCTTGCCACAGCACCTGTGAGATTCCCATTTTATTCGCCAAGTCTGTGGCCAGCTTTCCACCGCCATGCACCAAGATCTTAGGATGCGGCACTTTAACAAAGTCCGCCAGAAATTGGTTTAGCGCGGCGGTATCGTCGATCACATTCCCTCCGATCTTGATAATATTTAGCTTTTTCTTCATGCCGTTACAGTTTCCTTTTCAGATTCCACGGGCCATTGTACTTTATTCCCACAGAGGCGATTCAGCACCGCCATAGCAGACCACAAACGGTTTCCGGCTTGAGCAGAGGTGAGTGAAAATGGCGCATCCAGGATCTCGTCCGGAACTTCAAGGTTCCGGCGCACGGGTAAACAGTGCATCACCCTGGCCTCATTGGTCAAGGCCATTTTCTGCTCATTTAACATCCAGTCTTGTCCGCCTTCAAATACTTTTCCGTAATCAGTATAACCCGACCAGTTCTTTACATAAACGAAATCCGCATTCTCCAGCGCTTTTTCCTGATCATGTTCGATCACAGCACCCCGTGTAAAATCTTCGCACAGTTCCATGCCTGCCGGATGTGTGATCACGAGTTGATGTTTCATTGCCAGTGACCATTCTGCGAAGGAATTGGCAACTGCCTGAGGTAAGGCTTTAATGTGAGGAGCCCAGGTGAGCACTACCTTTGGTTTGCGGTTCTTTGGTTTATTCTCTTCAATGGTAATCATATCCGCAAGACTTTGGAGCGGATGGAGTGTAGCGCTTTCAAGGCTGATCACCGGTACAGAGGAATATTTCATAAAACGCAGGAGTACCTTTTCTGAATAATCCTCATCCTTGTTTTTGAGTCCGGGAAAACAGCGCACGCCCAACACATCAAAGTATTGTCCGAGCACACCCGCAGCATCCTTAATATGTTCTACAGAACTGCCGTTCATCACCACATGGTCGTTAAATTCCAGTGCCCATCCCTCCCGATCCATATTCATGACCATGCAGTTCATGCCCAGCATCTGGGCGGCCTTCTGGGTAGAGATGCGCGTGCGCAGGCTGGGATTAAGGAAGATCAGTCCCAGCGTTTTTCCGCTCCCCGCGTAGGAGGCCAGGGAAGGATCCATTTTCATCGCCAGCGACTCCCTGACCAGAAGAGCGGGATCCTCCACATCATGTACTGTTGTAAAGTGCTTCATTTTTCCATTTGTATTTCAGGTGTAAGACAGACTTCGACAGCATTAATAAAATGATCTGCTTCCTCTTTGGTAATATTTAAGGGCGGGAGGAGCCGGATCACATTTTTACCTGATGCCCCTGTGAATATCCTCTGCCGCACCAGCAGTTCCGTACGGAGAGAATAAAGCGACTCGGGGATTTCCAAACCGATCATCAGTCCCCTCCCCCGTAGTTCTTTGAACCCACCCATGGTTCGGAGTTTTTTCATCAGGTATTCTCCTGTATACCGGGCTGCCTCAAGGAGATTCTGCGACGCCAGAACATCCAGCACAGCAGTAGCCGCAGTACAGGCAAGATGATTTCCACCGAAGGTTGTACCCAGCATGCCATGGTTGGCTTTTACTTCCGGTGTAATGAGGAGACCTGCCACCGGAAAGCCGTTGCCCATTCCCTTGGCCATGGTGATGATATCAGCCCTGACACCGCTGTACTGATGCGCGAAAAACTTTCCGCTTCGCCCGAATCCTGACTGGATTTCATCCGCAATAAGAAAAGCGCCATACTTCCGGCACAAGCGGGCGGCCTTTTCCAGAAACGGTGCAGAAGGTTCGTGAACACCGCCCACACCCTGTATTCCTTCGAAAATAAACGCAGCCACTTCTCCGGAAAATGCCGCTTCCAGTGCCACCTCATCGTTCAGTTCCACAAAGGTTACATGGTCATGACGGTTAATCCGTGCCCGGATGGAGACATCGTCCGTAGCCTCCACTGCCAGCGAAGTGCGGCCGTGAAAAGCCTTTTTCAGTGCAATAATCTTTGATCGTCCGGTAACAAAAGAAGCCAGCTTCATCGCATTTTCATTGGCCTCCGCCCCGCTGTTGCAGAGAAAAAGATTATAATCCGGATAATCACACAAGGCCCCGAGTTTATCCGCAAGTTCCTGTTGCTGTGAAATGATAACCGAATTAGAATAAAACCCGATTTTTCCCAACTGGTACGTCAGCTTCTTCACATAATGCGGATGGGAATGGCCGATACTGATCACACCATGACCACCGTAAAAGTCGAGGTACTTCTTACCCTTTTTATCTGTGATCCATGCTCCGGATGCAGAAACCGGCTCCAGGGGAAAAAGAGGATATACGTTAAACAGTTGCATAGATATCTTTTTTAGAATGCAGTTGCTTTAAGTTTCAGACCGGTTGTTTCCGGCCGTCCGGACATCAGGTTCATATTCTGCACAGCCTGACCGCTGGCGCCTTTCAGCAGGTTATCAATAGCAGAGTGGATGAGCAGTTTTCCGCCATGTTTTTCCAGGCGCAGGTGGCATTTATTGGTATTCACCACCGATTTCACATCAATAGCATGATCCGACAGATGCGTGAAGGGGTGTTCGGCATAATAAGCGCTGAACACCTCGCGGATCCGGCTGATCTGCGCCACTGCATCTGTATATACTGTAGCATAGATACCCCGCGTAAAAGAACCCCGGTTAGGAATAAAGTTAAGTTCTCCTTTC
Above is a genomic segment from Bacteroidia bacterium containing:
- a CDS encoding T9SS type A sorting domain-containing protein, giving the protein MKKALLLIFTCTTLFSFAQWTPQTSTTTNDIPAVQFINANTGIALAGLTQLNTTNGGQTWTGTSIPDACLSLQMLNSSVGFACGCNADVLKTTNGGVSWTISLNDSNVTLFSVHFPTLQVGYAVGWDMATLFGAVYKTTDGGNSWNSLTNPALDLINDVFFVNADTGWIVGFDGNGDFIYKTIDGGANWITQTPSGNANIYAITCLSPDSCWCVGGYGTQLSRTINGGTTWLPCTNTQSNPLYDVQFVNGTTGYAVGGNGLSSGHIIKTVDGGQTWTLNYSCPYTFLSLDFPSATIGYAVGTGGAIYKYDPSSSINEESSTTSVQLFPNPTDNLLNITCDQKILNLNILSLEGRSIQQEAPGSFTIAIQVSELPEGIYFAEIRTLNGVIRQKFTVQ
- the argH gene encoding argininosuccinate lyase, with the translated sequence MKLWSTKSGSPDVEEKMVEQFTVGKDTSHDLLLAPYDVIASQAHAKMLGKVGLIPKPEAEQLVLALEEIGKMIRKGTFAIAPGVEDVHSQIEMMLTEKLGEVGKKIHLGRSRNDQVLTAIKLFIREDLKVACSLTSTLRSRLVQAAEANQDIELPGYTHLQVAMPSSAPMWLGAYAESLAEDELMLKTAISVSDKNPLGSAAGYGTDLPLDRDFTTKEIGFAELNENPVYAQMTRGKTEKIAAMALATVAGTLNKLAYDAIFFMTQEINFISFPDHLTTGSSIMPHKKNPDVWEIIRGKTGQLAALPNTITLMTHNLTSGYHRDLQLLKEELFPAFESLKSCLEMSGLMIQNIRFRENILDDEKYKHIRSVEKVNALVKDGMSFRDAYLKVKEELSATAQ
- a CDS encoding M20/M25/M40 family metallo-hydrolase, yielding MTAEECVALLFRLIAIPAFSGEEKGRADLIADLLKENGFNVQRAGNNVWAYAHANVGRPVLLLNSHLDTVKPATGYSRDPFLPAIENGKLYGLGANDAGASLVTLLYTFISHAEQALPYQLCFLASAEEENSGSGGMVLALAHVKNIYCAIVGEPTGMQPCVAQKGLMVLDIVTRGKSGHAARDTGDNAIYKAIGEIRCIEQLVLPKVSEHLGKIRFSVTQVNAGKQHNVIPDECRWVIDVRSTDQYTHEEILNELRKVIQSEISPRSVRLQPSFIPNEHPLVKAAIKTGGIPFGSPTLSDTALMPFPALKIGPGKSERSHTADEYILVDEIEKALIIYSELLKNLI
- the argB gene encoding acetylglutamate kinase, whose amino-acid sequence is MKKKLNIIKIGGNVIDDTAALNQFLADFVKVPHPKILVHGGGKLATDLANKMGISQVLWQGRRITDAGTLKIAVMVYAGWINKNIVASLNAKGEVAIGITGADLSILKAEKRNHPEIDFGFVGDISPASVNTEVMRKLLDTCGTLVFAPITADASGQLLNTNADTIASTLAVSLASTFEVQLNFCFEKPGVLREAEDENSFVSRLNLSLYRQMKSEDRITRGMIPKLDNSFQAIQSGVQGVYIGHFKNLLKMIACDEDAGTCIV
- a CDS encoding acetylornithine carbamoyltransferase, producing MKHFTTVHDVEDPALLVRESLAMKMDPSLASYAGSGKTLGLIFLNPSLRTRISTQKAAQMLGMNCMVMNMDREGWALEFNDHVVMNGSSVEHIKDAAGVLGQYFDVLGVRCFPGLKNKDEDYSEKVLLRFMKYSSVPVISLESATLHPLQSLADMITIEENKPKNRKPKVVLTWAPHIKALPQAVANSFAEWSLAMKHQLVITHPAGMELCEDFTRGAVIEHDQEKALENADFVYVKNWSGYTDYGKVFEGGQDWMLNEQKMALTNEARVMHCLPVRRNLEVPDEILDAPFSLTSAQAGNRLWSAMAVLNRLCGNKVQWPVESEKETVTA
- a CDS encoding aspartate aminotransferase family protein → MQLFNVYPLFPLEPVSASGAWITDKKGKKYLDFYGGHGVISIGHSHPHYVKKLTYQLGKIGFYSNSVIISQQQELADKLGALCDYPDYNLFLCNSGAEANENAMKLASFVTGRSKIIALKKAFHGRTSLAVEATDDVSIRARINRHDHVTFVELNDEVALEAAFSGEVAAFIFEGIQGVGGVHEPSAPFLEKAARLCRKYGAFLIADEIQSGFGRSGKFFAHQYSGVRADIITMAKGMGNGFPVAGLLITPEVKANHGMLGTTFGGNHLACTAATAVLDVLASQNLLEAARYTGEYLMKKLRTMGGFKELRGRGLMIGLEIPESLYSLRTELLVRQRIFTGASGKNVIRLLPPLNITKEEADHFINAVEVCLTPEIQMEK